aacatctttggaacttccctaggtgttgccgcttcttgtagatgtagcatttgcaaccaaacaccctaaagaaggagatgtccggcttcttcccattgagcaacttataaggtgtcttgccaaggaacttttgaaggaataggtgattggaagcatagcatgcggtgttgattgcttctacccatagagcttcgggggtgttgtactcatcaagcattgttcttgcaagagtgaccaatgtccggttcttcctctcaactacaccattttgttgaggagtatatgttgcggagacctcatgtttgattccaacttcatcacaataggcttctatgtttgtgttgtcaaattctttcccattgtcacttctaatctttttgagcttcatttcaaattcattttgtactctcttggcaaacttcttgaagcaagatgcaactttgaatttgtcatgaaggaagaatacccatgtataccttgaatagtcatcaacaatcacaagacaataaagatttcctcccaaactcttgtatattgttggtccaaataaatccatgtgaaggagttctagcactcttgtggttgacatgaaagctttggttggatgagtatttacaacttgcttgccggcttgacatgcactacaaagcttgtccttctcaaacttcacatccttcaaccctctcactaaatcattcttcattagcttcttgagtgagctcatcctaatatgagcaagtcttctataccatagccacccaagtattgttttggtgaataggcaagtcttcacgtttgcatctttggaggtgaagtccactagatataggttgttgtatctaaatcctttgaatatcacttgatcatcatccttcttagatacaacaactttcttcttggtaaacaagcattgaaagccaagatcacacaattgtccaacggatagcaagttaaagctcaataaagcaacatatagcacatttgagatagaatgatcatttgatattgctactttgcccaatcctttaaccttgccctttgagttatctccaaatgtgattctttattgtccatctacttcttcatctagtgaggtgaacgtatgaggatcaccggtcatatgttgtgtgcaaccactattaataacccaatgacttccaccagtcttgtagttcacctacacacaagagatcaagctttaggaatccaaacttgttgagagcCCTTCACCTTcttaacaagtgactttgcaacccaaattttcttaggcctattcttattgggaggtcctaagaacatcactttcaactttctactagaatcctttctaagcatgtagtgagcattaaaggcaaagggtctagcatgcttgggcaagggttgtggtggtggagtttggcactcatgagcaaagtggccttcttgtccacactcaaagcatctctttggctttggctttggctttgattgttgttgttgagcttgagccttcttcttctcttgatttgccatgtacccaatgccacttctatccatcttcatgacggtgttcattaggagcttactttgaagatacttgcctctagtaaacttgctcaatccaatcttgagatgctctttctccaacttgagattcttgttttcttccttaagagtatcattgtttttctcttgcttgagcttcttgttttcttctttgagtttctcattctcaagcatcaactcaccatcatgatcaagagtttctagcacaatggtgttgtggcttttgatctcttcaagatctttcttgagctttgcattgtcattcttgagcttgacaaactcatcataatcatcggcctcaaccacttgcttgcccttgctactagaaccttgctcaatgctctcaatgatcaagtcatcacatgatgtagctatatcaatcttaacaacatggttagtagcattatgtggctcattggataaaaattcttgagcaatgacaagactatcatgattaatcttaagagttgtatagtcttcttttagcttgttgtggctagtgatgagctctttgtgcacccacttaagtttatcatgtttatctttaagctctttcttagaagatttgagctccttgagtttggatgacatagcatcatttgcttctctaagctcaacgcTAGCCTTTTccactatatcacattttgctaaaagtgaatcattcttagcttctagcttttcattcttagctctagtctttataatgatcttagtgtattgtttaagcaatctagcaagatcatcataagtaggtgactcatattcatcatcatcactatcgctatcatcattactagcatgttcatcaccactactatcatcatcatttgataccttgcgttcacccttggccataaggtataggtgtgtagaggatgatggcggtgaagatgatgagtcaataacaatggtggccaccttctcgttgtcactatcatcatcggatgatccactagatgaatcaatgtccgtgagccaatcaccgacaatgtaagcctttccactcttcttcttcttgtggaagtccttcttgccatctctcttcttatatggcttgttctttttcttctcatcttcatcttcattgcttgagtcatctttcttgcccttgttcttgttcttgaacttgttttTCTTGGGTTTTGTgtattggtgagctagatgaccaagttcttcacaattgtagcaatccatctcggagattggcttccttctagagcttgtgaagaacttcttcttcttgtcatcgaacttgatgccactcttgttgagcttctttagcatcttggcggttttcttcaccatgagagcaagactttcatcatcaacttcatcatcacttgagctcttatactcaagtcttgctttgccctgcTCTTggatagccttgaatgctaagtcttttttattcttctttgtagaggatgagccatcttgaggtgtgatgtacatgtatatctcatgagcattgatctttcccaatatttgtgtcggtgtagcggtggaaagatcaccttgatgtagcatggtcacaatatgcccatatttgtcaatggggaggacactcaaaatctttcttacaacatcggatggttacaTTTGAGTAAgcctaagcccattgacttcctctacaagaacattcaaacgtgaatacatttcattagcacattttttaggaagcatttcaaaagagttaagctttttcatgacaagatagcgttcctcacgctcactctttgttccctcatggagcgcacaaatgtccgaccatagtgcatgggcgtctttgtggttcctcacccagttgaacacatctttacaaaggcctctaaatatggtgtttctagcctttgcattccacttttcatagttcaactcatcgccttgtgggtgtgcggcatcccaaggttttgggaaaccttgtgaggcggctctaagtattccaacatctagagcttctagatatgcctccatacgaattttccaatatgaaaaatcgtcccctcaaagataggaggaggtccatccccatgagacatctttcactaggcggttaagcctaaatatgtgagcacgaggctccgataccaattgaaaggatcaagatgcccaagaggggggatgaattgggctaattctaaatttctttgcaataattaaattctatgattagcccaattaaccccttgtgcctagaaagtgtttctaattgttctaccgcacaaaagacttgcaacctaagttccaatcctactctaccatggcaattctatgaatgtaaagacaagaattgaattgctcaaagtaaatactcaaagtaaatgcttaaagtaaatagaggaggaacgcggcgatgttttgccgaggtattagagagtcgccactccccactagtcctcgttggagcacccgcgcaagggtgtagctcccccttgatccgcgtaaggattaagtgatctctatgggttgattcttcgacactccgtcgcggtgaatcacccacaaccgctcacaatttgatttgggtcatccacaagctctccggatgatcatcaagctcccaatcaccaccaagccgtctaggtgatggctatcaccaagagtaacaagcacgaactctcacttgaccatgacaagcctaatgagaagggtggatgcacactttgctactcttgatctcactaatgagggctctctttgggattctcaaatctcaatcatctcactaggaccttgctctttttggcactctctaaggtgtttcttagctgttggaatgagtaaaagtacccccacacacgagtggaggttgtatttataacatgggctgaaaaacgaaccgttatgtgcctctgcggggtgaccagacgctccggtcatgttgaccagacgctccggtcagtacacctcgaactccagtgtttatagtgtgaccagACGGTGGCCAACGTCcgttcagcactgaccggacgcgtccggtcgtgattttccctctctgaaaccttactggaaacgaccggacgctggctcttagcatccggtcacttcacctctcagcgttcggtcgcaccagacgttttcaccttggtcaaatgaactgaccggactctgcgccagcatccgatcaacccggaaccagcgtccggtcagtatttgaccctccattcacttccaactctcgatcatatgtgaatgaagtttgctccattggatctaaggactgctctggagctacctagtggtagttttaataagtgtgcatcacacctaactcattagactcacctagatcaagctacccgtccatacccccttaatagtacggccaaagaaaaaataaagtcctaaactactctaagtgtctcttcaactccaatcgacacttagaactagtctatccttaaccttgtcgtccatcatttgaaaaccaaaacgatttccatcgtaggggcatgaccatcatgattgcccaatcgatctccattaccgtgacctaacttaattgcctctgcaaaacacacgttagtcacagtaatcacgtattataattaatcaccgaaacccaattaggggcctagatgctttcaaaaatgtcttataatttagagtGGATGAGATATTTAATTTTTATCATAGTCCTTTACGTTTTGCTTTGATTGCATTTGTAAGCATTCTGTGCCACTAGTCTAATCTATCATGAAACGTACCATTTATTCCCTCCGTTGTAAATTGAATCAACTTTTAGAGTTATCATATATCAAATTATTTTAAATctgatcaaatttatagaaaagtaccaatatttatgaaaataaatCAGTATCGTTATTAAAATCCTGCTCATGAAGTGTGTTGTCGAGAATAGTATACATCCTTAAGCCTCTGCACTTAGTCTAATCACTCATAAGGCTGCGCCCTGCGCGAAGAACAACGATCCAGAATCAAACGAAGAACAATGCACCAACCACAAGCTTCTCAATAATGTCCTAATACTAGCTTCTGTCTCAACAAAAATCCTGTAGCTCATATAGCATCTTGGAACGCGTTCAACATTCGGCTGAGCCAACCACGCGCTAACCGTGGGACAGTACattaataaaaaaaggaaaagtaCACGAATTTATCGCCCATTAGACTATCTCCATCAGAGCCGACCCAAACACGAGACCTATCTCACCGTTTGGGTCACGCAACATGAAAGAAGAACGAACGCAAAACTGGCGAACTCCAACAGCGAACGCAAAAAGAGAGGCGTGGGGGCGGAGCTGATGTCGAGCTCGCTAGCAAGTCGCCGCCCTGGCCTACGCTCGCCTCTGCCGCTGAAGCCGCGCtcgccgtcgagctcgcctcTGCTCGCTCACcgcgaggccgccgccgccgccctactcCTCTTCCCATCCAGTCCTCTCCTTGCCCCTTCCTCTCTCCCCTTCCACTTCCTCTCTCTACCCCGCTCTGCTTCCCTCTCATCTTCTCGCCGAGCATGGATGCGGGCGTTGCTGCCCGCTCCCTATGCCGTAGGTCGCCATTCAGTTGCACGGCCGGGCGTGACGGGACCTTGCCCGCCGCCACAGACCATGCCACCGGCGCCCAAGGCCTCGTGCCCTCCATCTTCTCCCTCCCCCTTCTCTCCCTCCTTGAcgactctctctctcttctgGTCAGAGCGCTGCCGGCAttcctctctccctcttcctctcctctctttcttcctctctccctctctccgcgAACGGGAGGAAGTCCGAGACCGCCGCTGCCTTCTCCCTCcatctctcttcctcttcctcttctctgCTCTACTCCGCCGCGCCGGAGCCGAGCGCTCCAAAGCCGCCGCCGACGTTGCCGCAGCCAAGCACCGCCGCCCTGCTCTGCTTCTCTTTCCATGTCTGCTCTgttttctctccctccctccctctctctctctcggacgACGCAGTTTTGGGTTCTCTCTCAGCTCAGACGCAAAATAGATAATGCATTTGCGTACTCTGTTGGAGGGTGTTTTTTCCCTGTGGATGATGCATTTTCGGTATGGGTAACGTGTTGCATAgcctgttggagacagtcttacaaGTCCAAATTCATTGgttgaaaaacaaaacaaaacagtgCATCCATTGACATGTTTCTCGTCCACAAAGACCTTTCTTACATCCCATGCGAAGGTCCAACACGAAGTTTATTTCTCCAGCAGACAGGCTTCGGATGGCAAATGGTCCAACCAGCTACCCCTACAGACACGTTTCCGAGACACAAACATCGTTGCGTATACAACTCCACTGCCAAGCTGATGCAGCTTTGCCCCTTGTTTTAAAAGATACGTTCATGACAAAATCCAGAGTAAGGGGGGGGGGGTTTGGTTGTCCCttttaaattttagtcgctgtcacatcggatatttggacacatacatgaagtattaaatatagactaattacgaaactaattacatagtttgcgactaatttgcgagacgaatcttttgagtctaattagtctatgatttgacaatgttttgctacagtaaacatgtgctaatgatggattaattagacttaaaaaatttgtctcgtagAGTATTGACGGATtaagtaatttatttttttattagtatccgaacaccctatgcAACGTCCTCCCAACACACCTCCTCAATTTTAGTAGCTGGATCCAAACAACCCCTAAAACTAGACTGAGTGTTCAGGTGATATAAGAACTCCAGCTCCAGCCTTAAAAGTCCATTTATATAGCGAATCATCCATTTTCAAAACAACAGACAATTCCTCTTGCTTCACAGCCAGGAAATGCCTGAATATTGCCCCGCTTCCACAGAATGTGCCATCATATAGCGAAACCTCATCATCAAAGCCACTGGTTAGAGCACTGATTTTCAGATCTAACGGATGTTCTGCTTCCGCAAGGACCTCTATAACAGTCTCAATGCTGTCCAAGAGAACAGCAAAATGCATGTCCAAACCATGATAATCACCCTGAAGTCGTCCTTTCAATTTGGATCCAAATGACGATCGAGAAGTATCCCATTCGACATAGCCGCAAAACCAAGGTTTGTTAGCAGATCCATCCCCTTCCTCTTTTATCCAAAGATCAACGTCAAAAAATATATACTGCAATACATATATTCCATGGCAAGGGCTACGAAGAGGAAGGAAAGAGCAACCCTGTTGTTGATATAACATTAGAACTCCATACAATGAAAATACAAATTTACAAATCACAACACTTCCAGAAGAGTTCAGTATGATGCAGTACATACATACAAGAGAATTCAGCTGGTAGGTAATAGAATGACCCAGATATCACATTTCATATAAAAATGTTGGTAGCTAATTTCGTCCATCAACCTTCAAGGTAATCAATCTAGTCCCCTAACTTCCATATTCTAGTTCAATCTAACTCCAACATCCAAGGTGTCAGTCTGTGTTCCGTCATCCAGATGCATTGGCACAACAAGAATCAGGACTTGCATGACTGACACTAATTCCAAACAATTTGGAgcataaataaaaagaaataatATGTAAGCAGCATGGAGAGCAGGGGGTGAGCTAGATGGGAGGGTAGCATCTAGCGCCTAAGTATGCTAGGCGTCCAAATTCAGAAATAGATAAGGAAATATCCAAGAAAGGAAACACCAAAATGATCAACTATTGGCACTCAATTAATTAAGAATTAAATTTGTGATAACAAGACATAAAGTGGCTATTATCCACCCTTTTTCCCATAAATAGTTAGCTACAGGTTATATCCATTCAGTAATCCTACCCCTTCTTCACTGTTGGATCTTTTGCTTCTGAAATTTGGCTATTCCATGCTGTGCCATATGAACCTTTTCAAAGTTCAAGAAAAACAGACCCAACGGCACACTTGGCCTCAATAGATCAATTTTTGCTACCGATTCAAGTTATATTTCTCTTTTTAACTAACTAGATTATGACAATAACAAGCATCAGTTACCTGAGGAATCGTGGCTGGATCATCTCTTGAGTGCTTAAATACATAATTGCGGAGTGGCTCCCAGCAATCACGAACAGAAAATGTCCCATAGATATTAACAGGACAAGCTAAAGGGCTTGATAATCTCAAGGAGAACATTTGCATCATCGCACAAGGTCTGAAATACGGATGAGTTGGTGCAGCTGCATGTATAAAAATGAAAATGCGCTCCATGAGATAGTTAAGTTGCATGCAATTGATCATTAGAACACTTACTTTCACAAGTAATTTCTGTCCAATACTGCCGGTGGTAGCACTCATTTCCGTAAACACAAGTTGTGGTTATC
Above is a genomic segment from Miscanthus floridulus cultivar M001 chromosome 3, ASM1932011v1, whole genome shotgun sequence containing:
- the LOC136545978 gene encoding uncharacterized protein, with amino-acid sequence MANNNRTPLPLVPLDVLPKITTTCVYGNECYHRQYWTEITCETAPTHPYFRPCAMMQMFSLRLSSPLACPVNIYGTFSVRDCWEPLRNYVFKHSRDDPATIPQGCSFLPLRSPCHGIYVLQYIFFDVDLWIKEEGDGSANKPWFCGYVEWDTSRSSFGSKLKGRLQGDYHGLDMHFAVLLDSIETVIEVLAEAEHPLDLKISALTSGFDDEVSLYDGTFCGSGAIFRHFLAVKQEELSVVLKMDDSLYKWTFKAGAGVLISPEHSV